The nucleotide sequence ATTATTGGGCTAGGATACCGTAATACTTTACTTTTGCAGTTCAATGAAAAGGCTAAAAAACTTGGTTTTTATCATCTTCAAAGCGATAAGAATTTAAGAGAATTTAGTCTAGATAATCCTAGCTTACGAGTAACCAACTGCATAGATTCTTTAGTTTACTATGTCAAAGAACAATTTGACGGCAAAATAATAGTTGTTGATGAGGTTATTTCAGTACTCAAGCATTTACTATTTTCCTCGACTGTCAAGCAATTTTCTAAAGTTAAACAGCTATTTACGGAGATGGTTAATCGTTGCGATCGCCTAATCTGTCTCGATGGCTTCATGCAGGATTGGGCGGTTAATTTCTTTAAGGAACTGTGTCCGAGTAAACAGATAATTACCCTTGAAAATGTTCATCAAGGTGACAAAGCTCAGATTTATTTGCTCGAAGGAACTATTAATATTGACGAAAAAGTTATAGCAAACGATAGGACACTTTGGATAGAAAAATTATTAAATAGCGATTGCCCTGCTATTTGTTCTGACTCTCAAATATTTTGTGAGGCAATCGAGAGATTACTTCAAGAGCAAGGCAGGAACGGCGTTAGAGTTGATTCTAAAACTGTTTCAGAGAAGTACGTCAAAGACTTTTTTACCGAGCCTGACAAATACATTCGGTCAAGTAGACCAGAGTACTTGATTTACAGCCCATCTGCTGAAAGCGGTTTAGATGTCTCGACGCTCGATTACTTCAACGAGCATTTCTGCTTCTTTTTTGGGCAGCTAGATGTTGATTCCATGATTCAAATGCTCGGCAGGATTCGGGATGTAAATGTCCCCAAGTATATCTGGTGCAAAAAGTTCATTGCTCCCGAAGACACAAGCCGTCGGCCTTCTAACCTGGAAAGTATTCAAGCCGATAGAGCGCGATCGCTGATGTCTGAGTTAAATTTAATCATTGAGAACACCCCCAACCTCAATAAAGAACAGATTAGCTCTCAAATTCAAATTATTTACCAAAACAATTTAGATCCCTACGCTACCGCAGCCGACAGCATAGCAGCCATACGCAACTATGAGTTTGCTAACTATCGCGAATGCCTGAAGCGGCAGCTAATTGATTCTGGCTATTTCGTCGAGTCGGTCATCCCAGAAAGATTAAATCAGGCTAAAGCGATCGCGCTTCAGGAAAAAGAAGCCAAAACCGAAGTTAAACAGCAAAACGCCAGCGATATCTATCATGCCAGCGACCGCTATATCGGACAGAGCCAAGTCAATCTTAGCTTTGATGCTAGTTGGGAGACTCGCTGCTCGGTAGTTAAGGCAAAATTAGTCTCAGAGCTTCCAGGCATCAATCGAGATCCTGTCTGGAGTCCTGAATTTATTAAATTACTCAAATACGACAAGCCCAACCTAATCAATCAAACGAAACTTTACTACCTGCTAGCAAACCCAGAATTAGCCAAGGAATTGAGTCTGGAGAAATATAACAGGATATTCAATCGAGGTGCGATCGCTGCACCCTGGAAGCTGCGACAAGACTACCTGAAGATTAAAACACTTAGGGATGTTGGTCTATGTGACTTTATTCAAACTGCGATCGATAATCCTGATTTTAGATATACGGCAAATTGTCCTCAAGTCAAAGCAATTATTGACAAATGCCGAAGGAAAAAGAATCGAGACGTACTGGGAACGCCAGGGTCAGACCCAATTAAGTCGATCAATAAACTACTGCGCTCCGTCGGCATTGAAACGACAGCCAAAAAAGTCAAGCGATCGGGTAGAACAATTTCCGTTTACGCGATCGACCAAAAACACCTACTGGATCAGAAGCGATTGGCAATTCTTCGGGCAATTAAGTTGAAGTATGATGAAAAAATCAACATGAATAATGCACCTTTGGAATGGGTGGCACATGACAAAAATTTCCCCCAAAATAGCCCGATACAAAAATCGCCTCTAAAAATCGCTGAAAACACTGATAGACAAAGCTTAGATGCGGTTGCACTTTCTCCCTGTTTTTATATAAATAATACTAGCATCTGCAACCCCTATTTCAACCATCAATCCCTGGCTTATTTACCTACACAAATGAGTAATACAAACCAAATACAAAATGGCGGATTCGATTCGGATCTCGATAGCCCTGAATCAACTAGCGATTTAGCAGGTATGCTCGCCCAGCTAGAGGATGGCGAGCAACTAGCAGAGCTATTGACCGTTCCCGAATTTACTCGAATTAGGCTAAATCGAGCGTGTCGATTACTCCCCCCGTCGCAGCAGCAATTAATCCGAGGCTGGGCGATAGAAAATCAGCGACAGCAATCGACGGCATAACCAGGTTGACTAAAAAATCAATGTAGTTAACAATTTATTAAAAACCATGAATGACTATGAACGATAATCAAGATTTTGGTTTCGACTCTGATGAATATAAAGGTGCATTAGCTAGTGTTCCTTACGCGCAATTTCTCAATGCCAGCAGTCAAGATTATGGCATAGCAATCACGTCAGCCAATGCCGAACTAGCCGAGTTTGAACTGATAGATACTTGGCGACCAATCGAACATCAGTTTAGTGATGGTACAAATGAAACTCTTC is from Coleofasciculaceae cyanobacterium and encodes:
- a CDS encoding plasmid replication protein, CyRepA1 family; amino-acid sequence: MSNWIRFNHGDCPVCSGLRKDCRQNAETNLVHCRSTDANPPDWIFRGQDACGFAIWVYAPDAEAWTQEKREEWERERKAKRQKRQRQAQEQNERSLSAVERHREIKKVLSQLSLSDRHRQQLKSRGLTDQQIKSGFYRSLGQWQKLDIPVDDRLAGLKFGGRSLVNPDSGILCPIPDAQGQLVSWQLRQDNNFDNKYIWAASERQRKNRPTSKTKEFGELPLGVWQESSNKGSNTNVVGLTEGTGIKPYIASCRLNIPVIGASGGNFASSPKSLRAALEKLKPSSIVFYPDGGAVCNPNIVRQYKKLFDLLLSWGYQPKIAWWGQIQKSDGDVDEIDSATFSKAEYLTPKEFFKLAQKQQYIQGQWDNWRNYKKFTPQLKVEKKFIEFGLPQKDTITFIKSGLGTGKTTEIIRNLIEVQNYGIIGLGYRNTLLLQFNEKAKKLGFYHLQSDKNLREFSLDNPSLRVTNCIDSLVYYVKEQFDGKIIVVDEVISVLKHLLFSSTVKQFSKVKQLFTEMVNRCDRLICLDGFMQDWAVNFFKELCPSKQIITLENVHQGDKAQIYLLEGTINIDEKVIANDRTLWIEKLLNSDCPAICSDSQIFCEAIERLLQEQGRNGVRVDSKTVSEKYVKDFFTEPDKYIRSSRPEYLIYSPSAESGLDVSTLDYFNEHFCFFFGQLDVDSMIQMLGRIRDVNVPKYIWCKKFIAPEDTSRRPSNLESIQADRARSLMSELNLIIENTPNLNKEQISSQIQIIYQNNLDPYATAADSIAAIRNYEFANYRECLKRQLIDSGYFVESVIPERLNQAKAIALQEKEAKTEVKQQNASDIYHASDRYIGQSQVNLSFDASWETRCSVVKAKLVSELPGINRDPVWSPEFIKLLKYDKPNLINQTKLYYLLANPELAKELSLEKYNRIFNRGAIAAPWKLRQDYLKIKTLRDVGLCDFIQTAIDNPDFRYTANCPQVKAIIDKCRRKKNRDVLGTPGSDPIKSINKLLRSVGIETTAKKVKRSGRTISVYAIDQKHLLDQKRLAILRAIKLKYDEKINMNNAPLEWVAHDKNFPQNSPIQKSPLKIAENTDRQSLDAVALSPCFYINNTSICNPYFNHQSLAYLPTQMSNTNQIQNGGFDSDLDSPESTSDLAGMLAQLEDGEQLAELLTVPEFTRIRLNRACRLLPPSQQQLIRGWAIENQRQQSTA